A genomic window from Streptomyces broussonetiae includes:
- a CDS encoding response regulator — protein sequence MTPIRLLLVDDDPLVRAGLALMMGGAEDIEIVGEAADGAEVEDLVGRTRPDVVLMDIRMPSVDGLAATERLRARADAPQVVVLTTFHADEQVLHALRAGAAGFVLKDTAPAEIVDAVRRVAAGEPVLSPDVTRQLMRHAAGTAADSRQARARERLAALNDREREVAVAVGRGLANAQIATDLFMSVATVKTHVSRVLAKLGLNNRVQIALLAYDAGLLDEDGH from the coding sequence ATGACGCCGATCAGACTCCTCCTCGTAGACGACGACCCCCTGGTGCGCGCCGGACTCGCGCTGATGATGGGCGGGGCCGAGGACATCGAGATCGTCGGGGAGGCCGCCGACGGCGCCGAGGTCGAGGACCTCGTCGGGCGCACCCGGCCCGACGTCGTCCTGATGGACATCCGGATGCCCTCGGTGGACGGGCTCGCGGCGACCGAGCGGCTGCGCGCGCGTGCGGACGCCCCGCAGGTCGTGGTGCTGACCACCTTCCACGCGGACGAACAGGTGCTGCACGCCCTGCGCGCGGGCGCCGCCGGGTTCGTCCTCAAGGACACCGCGCCCGCCGAGATCGTCGACGCGGTGCGCAGGGTCGCGGCCGGCGAACCGGTGCTGTCGCCCGACGTCACCCGTCAGTTGATGCGGCACGCGGCCGGCACCGCCGCCGACTCCCGGCAGGCACGCGCGCGTGAACGGCTCGCCGCGCTCAACGACCGCGAGCGCGAGGTCGCCGTCGCCGTCGGCCGCGGCCTGGCCAACGCCCAGATCGCCACCGACCTGTTCATGAGCGTGGCCACCGTCAAGACCCACGTCTCCCGCGTCCTCGCCAAGCTCGGCCTCAACAACCGGGTCCAGATCGCCCTGCTCGCCTACGACGCGGGACTTCTCGACGAGGACGGGCACTAA
- a CDS encoding DMT family transporter, giving the protein MSSLTVSGAAALPRRAWRTDLPVLLVAVCWGASYLAAKDVTTARTVLAVLVLRFALAVPVLAVAGRRALRSLTGAQWRGAALLGLILSGIFLLETYGVVHTSATNAGLIISLTMIFTPLAEAAVTRTRPTPAFLGAALLSVLGVVLLTQNGGLTRPSPGDLLMLLAALARTVHVLAMSRLRAVQGADALPLTTVQLGASVAVFALLSALSGGPAPWAVAADLGVRDWAGLLFLAVLCTVFAFFVQMWAVRRTSPSRVGLLLGTEPLWAAAAGIALGGERLGTAGLAGGVLVLVGTAWGRRAAG; this is encoded by the coding sequence ATGTCCTCGCTCACCGTGTCCGGCGCCGCCGCCCTGCCACGCCGTGCCTGGCGCACCGACCTGCCCGTCCTGCTCGTCGCCGTGTGCTGGGGCGCCAGCTACCTCGCCGCCAAGGACGTCACCACGGCCCGTACCGTGCTCGCCGTCCTGGTGCTGCGGTTCGCGCTCGCCGTGCCCGTCCTGGCCGTCGCCGGACGCCGCGCGCTGCGCTCGCTCACCGGCGCCCAGTGGCGCGGTGCGGCCCTGCTCGGGCTGATCCTCAGCGGGATCTTCCTGCTGGAGACCTACGGAGTGGTGCACACGTCGGCGACCAACGCCGGCCTGATCATCAGCCTCACCATGATCTTCACTCCGCTCGCCGAGGCCGCCGTCACCCGCACCCGGCCCACCCCGGCCTTCCTCGGCGCTGCGCTGCTGTCGGTGCTCGGCGTCGTCCTGCTCACCCAGAACGGCGGCCTCACCCGGCCCTCGCCCGGCGACCTGCTGATGCTGCTCGCCGCGCTCGCCCGCACCGTGCACGTCCTCGCCATGTCCCGGCTTCGGGCCGTCCAGGGCGCCGACGCGCTGCCGCTCACCACCGTCCAACTCGGCGCGTCCGTCGCCGTCTTCGCCCTGTTGTCGGCCCTTTCCGGCGGTCCTGCGCCCTGGGCGGTCGCGGCGGACCTCGGCGTGCGGGACTGGGCCGGGCTGCTGTTCCTCGCCGTGCTGTGCACGGTGTTCGCGTTCTTCGTGCAGATGTGGGCGGTGCGCCGCACGTCCCCGTCCCGGGTCGGTCTTCTGCTCGGCACCGAGCCGCTGTGGGCCGCCGCGGCCGGCATCGCGCTGGGCGGGGAACGGCTCGGCACAGCCGGTCTCGCCGGTGGCGTCCTGGTGCTTGTGGGGACCGCGTGGGGACGCAGGGCGGCAGGTTAA
- a CDS encoding cytochrome P450 family protein: protein MDGQQVVDLREFDEALREDPHPVYARLRRQGPVHRVRFPGWDDDAWLVVGYEAARAALADPRLAKDTSKIGVTVMEREMVGDHLLATDPPQHTRLRALVTRAFTMRRVEQLRPRIQQITDDLLDEMLPAGRADLIGSLAYPLPITVICELLGVPDMDRAEFRKMSTEVVAPSAAQGADDAVVRLGAYLTELIEDKRCAGPTDDLLSDLLRTTAEDGDRLSARELRGMAFLLLIAGHETTVNLIGNGIHALLTHPDQLSALRGDMGLLDGAVEEMLRYEGPVHTATYRFAAEPLEIAGTPIGKADHVVVGLTAAQRDGGRFGDPDRFDIRRDTRGHLAFGHGIHFCLGAPLARLEGRIAIGALLERAPGLALDGTPGAWLPGLLMRGMRSLPVRW from the coding sequence GTGGACGGGCAACAGGTGGTCGATCTGCGGGAGTTCGACGAGGCGCTCCGCGAGGATCCGCATCCGGTCTATGCCCGGCTGCGCCGGCAGGGTCCCGTGCACCGCGTCCGGTTCCCGGGCTGGGACGACGACGCCTGGCTGGTCGTCGGCTACGAGGCGGCGCGGGCGGCCCTCGCCGACCCCCGGCTGGCCAAGGACACCAGCAAGATCGGCGTGACCGTCATGGAGCGGGAGATGGTCGGCGATCACCTGCTGGCCACCGACCCGCCCCAGCACACCCGCCTGCGGGCCCTCGTCACGCGCGCGTTCACGATGCGCCGGGTCGAGCAGTTGCGCCCGCGGATCCAGCAGATCACCGACGATCTGCTGGACGAGATGCTCCCGGCGGGCCGCGCCGACCTCATCGGATCGCTCGCCTACCCGCTGCCCATCACCGTCATCTGCGAGCTGCTCGGCGTCCCGGACATGGACCGCGCGGAGTTCCGCAAGATGTCCACCGAGGTGGTCGCCCCGTCCGCCGCGCAGGGGGCGGACGACGCGGTCGTCCGCCTCGGCGCGTACCTCACCGAGCTGATCGAGGACAAGCGCTGCGCCGGCCCCACCGACGACCTGCTCAGCGACCTGCTCCGCACCACCGCCGAGGACGGCGACCGGCTCTCCGCGCGGGAACTGCGCGGCATGGCCTTCCTGTTGCTGATCGCCGGCCACGAGACCACCGTCAACCTGATCGGCAACGGCATCCACGCCCTTTTGACCCACCCCGACCAACTCTCCGCCCTGCGCGGCGACATGGGGCTCCTGGACGGTGCCGTGGAGGAGATGCTGCGCTACGAGGGCCCGGTGCACACCGCCACGTACCGGTTCGCGGCCGAGCCCCTGGAGATCGCCGGCACGCCGATCGGGAAGGCCGACCATGTGGTGGTCGGCCTCACCGCCGCCCAGCGCGACGGCGGCCGCTTCGGTGACCCCGACCGCTTCGACATCCGCCGCGACACCCGGGGCCATCTCGCCTTCGGCCACGGCATCCACTTCTGCCTCGGTGCGCCGCTGGCCCGCCTGGAGGGCCGGATCGCCATCGGCGCCCTCCTGGAGCGCGCGCCCGGCCTCGCGCTCGACGGCACACCGGGAGCGTGGCTGCCGGGCCTGCTGATGAGGGGGATGCGCAGCCTTCCGGTGCGCTGGTGA
- the alc gene encoding allantoicase encodes MTATPSFTGDANPYGGGDPYADYRTADFPFTQYANLADRQLGAGVVAANDEFFAQRENLLVPERAEFDPEHFGHKGKIMDGWETRRRRGVSAGHPWPTAEDHDWALVRLGAPGVIRGIVVDTAHFRGNYPQAVSVEAACVPGSPSPQELLGDDVKWTTIVPRTPVGGHAANGFEVGVEARFTHLRVNQHPDGGIARLRVYGEVVPDPQWLGVLGTFDVVALENGGQVQDASNLFYSPATNTIQPGRSRKMDDGWETRRRRDQGNDWIRYQLAAQAQIRAIEIDTAYLKGNSAGWASVSVKDGEDGEWTEILPRTRLQPDTNHRFVLPAPAVGTHARVDIFPDGGISRLRLFGSLTEQGAAGLAARHQELGG; translated from the coding sequence GTGACGGCGACCCCCAGCTTCACCGGCGACGCGAACCCCTACGGAGGCGGCGACCCGTACGCGGACTACCGCACCGCCGACTTCCCCTTCACCCAGTACGCCAACCTCGCCGACCGGCAGCTCGGCGCCGGTGTCGTCGCCGCCAATGACGAGTTCTTCGCCCAGCGCGAGAACCTCCTGGTGCCCGAGCGGGCCGAGTTCGACCCCGAGCACTTCGGGCACAAGGGCAAGATCATGGACGGCTGGGAGACCCGCCGCCGGCGCGGTGTCTCGGCCGGGCACCCGTGGCCCACCGCCGAGGACCACGACTGGGCACTGGTCCGTCTCGGCGCGCCCGGCGTGATCCGCGGCATCGTCGTCGACACGGCCCACTTCCGCGGCAACTACCCCCAGGCCGTCTCGGTCGAGGCCGCCTGCGTCCCCGGTTCCCCGTCCCCTCAGGAACTGCTGGGCGACGACGTGAAGTGGACGACGATCGTCCCGCGCACCCCGGTCGGCGGACATGCGGCCAACGGCTTCGAGGTCGGCGTCGAGGCGCGCTTCACGCATCTGCGCGTCAACCAGCACCCCGACGGCGGCATCGCCCGCCTGCGGGTCTACGGCGAGGTGGTACCGGACCCGCAGTGGCTCGGTGTGCTCGGCACCTTCGACGTGGTCGCCCTGGAGAACGGCGGCCAGGTCCAGGACGCCTCCAACCTCTTCTACTCCCCGGCCACCAACACCATCCAGCCGGGCCGCTCCCGCAAGATGGACGACGGCTGGGAGACCCGCCGCCGCCGAGACCAGGGCAACGACTGGATCCGCTACCAGCTGGCCGCCCAGGCGCAGATCCGTGCGATCGAGATCGACACCGCCTATCTCAAGGGCAACAGCGCCGGCTGGGCCTCGGTCTCGGTCAAGGACGGCGAGGACGGTGAGTGGACCGAGATCCTGCCGCGCACCCGCCTCCAGCCCGACACCAACCACCGCTTCGTGCTGCCCGCCCCGGCCGTCGGCACGCACGCGCGCGTGGACATCTTCCCCGACGGCGGCATCTCCCGCCTGAGGCTGTTCGGTTCGCTGACGGAGCAGGGCGCGGCCGGTCTCGCCGCGCGGCACCAGGAACTGGGCGGCTGA
- a CDS encoding AIM24 family protein — protein MTLQQEIVGNAMQMAVVNLQPGQTVYCEAGKFLFKTTNVTMETRLSGPSGNGSGGQQGQGGGMGGLLRQAMGTAMQVGQRMLAGESLAFQYFTSQGGEGTVGFAGVLPGEMRALELDGTRAWFAEKDAFVAAESTVDFGIAFAGGRTGMSGGEGFILEKFTGYGTVIIAGAGNFIDLNPADFGGRIEVDTGCVVAFEEGIQYGVQRVGGLNRQGIMNAVFGGEGLSLATLEGNGRVILQSLTIESLANALKKAQGGDKQGPTGGLFSTHAG, from the coding sequence GTGACCCTTCAGCAAGAGATCGTCGGCAACGCCATGCAGATGGCGGTCGTCAACCTGCAGCCCGGCCAGACCGTGTACTGCGAGGCCGGGAAGTTCCTGTTCAAGACGACGAACGTGACCATGGAGACCCGCCTGTCCGGCCCGTCCGGAAACGGAAGCGGAGGCCAGCAGGGGCAGGGCGGCGGCATGGGCGGCCTGCTGCGCCAGGCCATGGGCACCGCCATGCAGGTCGGCCAGCGCATGCTCGCGGGCGAGTCGCTGGCGTTCCAGTACTTCACCTCCCAGGGCGGCGAGGGCACGGTCGGCTTCGCGGGCGTGCTCCCGGGCGAGATGCGCGCGCTGGAGCTGGACGGCACGCGCGCGTGGTTCGCCGAGAAGGACGCCTTCGTGGCCGCGGAGTCCACCGTGGACTTCGGCATCGCCTTCGCCGGCGGTCGCACCGGCATGAGCGGCGGCGAGGGCTTCATCCTGGAGAAGTTCACCGGGTACGGCACGGTGATCATCGCCGGCGCGGGCAACTTCATCGACCTCAACCCCGCCGACTTCGGCGGCCGTATCGAGGTGGACACCGGCTGTGTGGTCGCCTTCGAGGAGGGCATCCAGTACGGCGTCCAGCGCGTCGGCGGCCTCAACCGGCAGGGGATCATGAACGCCGTCTTCGGGGGCGAGGGCCTCTCCCTGGCCACCCTGGAGGGCAACGGCCGGGTGATCCTGCAGTCGCTGACCATCGAGTCCCTGGCCAACGCCCTGAAGAAGGCCCAGGGCGGCGACAAGCAGGGCCCGACCGGCGGTCTGTTCTCCACCCACGCCGGCTGA
- the allB gene encoding allantoinase AllB, giving the protein MSDAELVLRSTRVITPEGTRAATVTVSAGKITAVLPYDAEVPAGARLEDFGDHVLLPGLVDTHVHVNDPGRTEWEGFWTATRAAAAGGITTLVDMPLNSLPPTTTVQNLRVKQDVARDKAHIDVGFWGGALPDNVKDLRPLHDAGVFGFKAFLSPSGVDEFPHLDQDQLAQSLAEIAGFDGLLIVHAEDPHHLAAAPQHGGPRYADFLASRPRDAEDTAIATLIAQAKRLDARVHILHLSSSDALPLIRAARAEGVRVTVETCPHYLTLTAEEVPDGASEFKCCPPIREAANQDLLWQALADGTVDCVVTDHSPSTADLKTDDFATAWGGISGLQLSLSAVWTEARRRGHGLEDVVRWMSERTAALVGLDQKGAIAPGRDADFAVLAPDETFTVDPVALQHRNRVTAYAGRTLHGVVKSTWLRGERIVHDGEFTEPKGTLLARPQ; this is encoded by the coding sequence GTGTCCGACGCTGAACTGGTCCTGCGCTCGACGCGCGTCATCACTCCGGAAGGGACGCGGGCGGCCACGGTCACCGTGTCGGCGGGGAAGATCACGGCCGTGCTGCCGTACGACGCCGAGGTCCCGGCGGGTGCGCGGCTGGAGGACTTCGGCGACCACGTCCTGCTGCCCGGCCTGGTCGACACCCACGTGCACGTCAACGACCCCGGCCGTACCGAGTGGGAGGGCTTCTGGACCGCCACGCGCGCGGCGGCGGCCGGCGGCATCACGACCCTGGTCGACATGCCGCTCAACTCCCTCCCGCCCACCACGACCGTGCAGAACCTGCGGGTGAAGCAGGACGTGGCCCGCGACAAGGCGCACATCGACGTCGGCTTCTGGGGCGGCGCCCTGCCCGACAACGTCAAGGACCTGCGCCCGCTCCACGACGCCGGCGTCTTCGGCTTCAAGGCGTTCCTGTCCCCGTCCGGCGTCGACGAGTTCCCGCACCTGGACCAGGACCAGCTCGCCCAGTCGCTGGCGGAGATCGCCGGCTTCGACGGGCTGCTGATCGTGCACGCCGAGGACCCGCACCACCTCGCCGCCGCCCCGCAGCACGGCGGACCCAGGTACGCCGACTTCCTCGCCTCCCGCCCGCGCGACGCCGAGGACACGGCCATCGCCACCCTGATCGCGCAGGCCAAGCGGCTCGACGCACGCGTGCACATCCTGCACCTGTCCTCCAGCGACGCGCTGCCGCTGATCCGGGCCGCCCGCGCCGAGGGTGTCCGCGTCACCGTGGAGACCTGCCCCCATTACCTGACCCTGACCGCCGAGGAAGTCCCGGACGGCGCCAGCGAGTTCAAGTGCTGCCCGCCCATCCGCGAGGCCGCCAACCAGGACCTGCTGTGGCAGGCGCTGGCCGACGGCACCGTCGACTGCGTCGTCACCGACCACTCGCCCTCCACCGCCGACCTGAAGACCGACGACTTCGCCACCGCCTGGGGCGGCATCTCCGGCCTCCAGCTCAGCCTGTCCGCCGTATGGACCGAGGCCCGCAGGCGCGGCCACGGCCTGGAGGACGTCGTGCGCTGGATGTCCGAGCGGACCGCCGCACTCGTCGGCCTGGACCAGAAGGGCGCCATCGCACCCGGCCGCGACGCCGACTTCGCCGTCCTCGCCCCGGACGAGACCTTCACCGTCGACCCGGTCGCCCTCCAGCACCGCAACCGGGTCACCGCGTACGCCGGCAGGACCCTGCACGGCGTCGTGAAGTCCACCTGGCTGCGCGGCGAACGCATCGTCCACGACGGCGAGTTCACCGAGCCGAAGGGCACGCTGCTCGCCCGCCCCCAGTGA
- a CDS encoding IclR family transcriptional regulator: MPTSSASTTDSAKPSAGGGVQSLERAFDLLERMADAGGEVGLSELSATSGLPLPTIHRLMRTLVACGYVRQQPNRRYALGPRLIRLGESASRLLGTWARPYLARLVEETGETANMALLDGDEIVYVAQVPSKHSMRMFTEVGRRVLPHSTGVGKALLAGVPDEEVRALLSRTGMPAATEKTITTPDGFLAALQDVRQAGYAVDDNEQEIGVRCLAVSVPDSPTAAAISISGPAGRVTEAATDKIVPVLQQIALELSQALASSGV; this comes from the coding sequence GTGCCGACGTCCAGCGCCAGCACCACCGACTCCGCCAAGCCCTCCGCCGGCGGCGGGGTCCAGTCCCTTGAGCGCGCCTTCGACCTGCTCGAGCGGATGGCGGACGCGGGCGGCGAGGTGGGCCTGAGCGAGCTGTCCGCGACCAGCGGGCTGCCGCTGCCGACCATCCACCGGCTGATGCGCACACTGGTCGCCTGCGGGTACGTCCGCCAGCAGCCGAACCGGCGCTATGCGCTCGGCCCCCGGCTGATCCGGCTCGGCGAGTCGGCGTCCCGGCTGCTCGGCACCTGGGCCCGGCCGTACCTGGCCAGGCTGGTCGAGGAGACCGGCGAGACAGCGAACATGGCGCTGCTGGACGGCGACGAGATCGTGTACGTGGCGCAGGTGCCCTCGAAGCACTCGATGCGGATGTTCACGGAAGTGGGCCGACGGGTGCTGCCGCACTCGACCGGGGTGGGCAAGGCGCTCCTTGCCGGGGTACCGGACGAGGAGGTGCGGGCACTGCTCTCCCGCACCGGGATGCCGGCCGCGACCGAGAAGACGATCACCACGCCGGACGGTTTCCTGGCGGCACTGCAGGACGTCCGGCAGGCGGGGTACGCCGTCGACGACAACGAGCAGGAGATCGGGGTCAGGTGTCTGGCGGTGTCCGTCCCGGACTCCCCCACCGCCGCCGCGATCTCCATTTCCGGGCCCGCCGGGCGGGTGACGGAGGCGGCGACCGACAAGATCGTGCCGGTGCTGCAGCAGATCGCCCTCGAGCTGTCCCAGGCTTTGGCGAGTTCGGGCGTCTGA
- a CDS encoding sensor histidine kinase: protein MSEDRPRPAPVPENELRRWMLPSAVVKELDPDAVPEGRRLRRTARDWAVDTCCFLLVVLLYLVTAVSLVRHPDVPQGYVVADVVLGGLSCLAVWFRRRWPVGLAVVMIAVGFASETSGWVTLVTLFTVAVHRPFRYVAWTGGANLALVPLYYWLRPESGLSYTAGLVFALLLTVAVIGWGMFVRSKRLLMLSLRDRAHRAETEARLRAEQAQRLAREDIAREMHDVLAHRLTLLSVHAGALEFRPDAPREEVVRAAGVIRESAHEALQDLREIIGVLRTGGSDDAAGGRPQPTLAVLDQLVGECREAGMKIVLDHRVADPAAVPASVGRTAYRIAQEALTNARKHAPGAEVALRLAGAPGDGLTITVTNPPPKAEAPPVPGSGQGLIGLRERATLAGGRLEHGATADGGFEIRAWLPWG, encoded by the coding sequence GTGAGTGAAGACCGACCCCGGCCGGCCCCCGTTCCCGAGAACGAGCTGCGCCGCTGGATGCTCCCGTCGGCCGTGGTGAAGGAACTGGACCCGGACGCGGTGCCCGAGGGGCGCCGGCTCCGGCGCACGGCCCGCGACTGGGCCGTCGACACCTGCTGCTTCCTGCTGGTCGTCCTGCTGTACCTGGTGACCGCGGTGTCTTTGGTACGGCATCCCGACGTGCCCCAGGGCTACGTCGTCGCCGACGTCGTGCTGGGCGGCCTGTCCTGTCTCGCCGTCTGGTTTCGCCGCCGCTGGCCGGTCGGCCTCGCCGTCGTGATGATCGCGGTCGGTTTCGCCTCCGAGACCTCCGGCTGGGTCACCCTGGTCACCCTGTTCACCGTCGCCGTGCACCGGCCGTTCCGGTACGTCGCCTGGACCGGCGGTGCCAACCTCGCCCTCGTACCCCTCTACTACTGGCTGCGGCCCGAGTCCGGTCTGTCGTACACGGCGGGCCTCGTCTTCGCGCTGCTGCTCACCGTCGCCGTGATCGGCTGGGGGATGTTCGTCCGCTCCAAGCGGCTGCTGATGCTGAGCCTCAGGGACCGTGCCCACCGGGCGGAGACCGAGGCGCGGCTGCGCGCCGAGCAGGCCCAGCGGCTCGCCCGTGAGGACATCGCCCGCGAGATGCACGACGTGCTCGCCCACCGGCTCACCCTGCTCAGCGTGCACGCCGGTGCCCTGGAGTTCCGGCCGGACGCGCCCCGCGAGGAGGTCGTGCGGGCCGCCGGCGTCATCCGCGAGAGCGCCCACGAGGCTCTGCAGGACCTGCGGGAGATCATCGGCGTCCTGCGCACCGGCGGCTCCGACGACGCGGCAGGCGGCCGTCCGCAGCCGACGCTCGCCGTGCTCGACCAACTCGTCGGCGAGTGTCGCGAGGCCGGTATGAAGATCGTCCTCGATCACCGCGTCGCCGACCCGGCCGCCGTACCCGCCTCGGTCGGCCGCACCGCCTACCGCATCGCCCAGGAGGCCCTGACCAACGCCCGCAAGCACGCCCCCGGCGCCGAGGTCGCCCTCCGCCTCGCCGGCGCCCCCGGCGACGGCCTCACGATCACGGTCACCAACCCGCCCCCGAAGGCCGAGGCCCCGCCCGTGCCCGGCTCCGGCCAGGGCCTGATCGGCCTCAGGGAGCGGGCGACACTGGCCGGCGGGCGGCTGGAGCACGGCGCCACGGCCGACGGCGGATTCGAGATCCGGGCCTGGCTGCCCTGGGGGTGA
- a CDS encoding dihydrofolate reductase family protein, which yields MGKLVSTVFVTLDGVYQAPGGPQEDTRGGFTHGGWSFTFGDEDFGRFVAEVFGRAGAFLLGRRTYDIFAGYWPKVTEASHPIASPLNALPKYVVSATLQAPEWSGTTVISGDLAKEVRALKERTDGELQVHGSGALVRSLIDLRLLDTLHLLTFPVVLGTGHRLFPDGTVPTRFRHTGGRVTAAGISLQTYDLTGDPEYGSYELPEDA from the coding sequence ATGGGCAAGCTCGTCTCCACCGTCTTCGTCACCCTCGACGGCGTCTACCAGGCGCCCGGCGGCCCCCAGGAGGACACCAGGGGCGGCTTCACCCACGGCGGCTGGAGCTTCACGTTCGGCGACGAGGACTTCGGCCGCTTCGTCGCCGAGGTCTTCGGCCGCGCCGGCGCCTTCCTGCTCGGCCGCCGTACGTACGACATCTTCGCCGGCTACTGGCCGAAGGTGACCGAAGCGTCCCACCCCATCGCCTCCCCGCTCAACGCCCTTCCCAAGTACGTCGTCTCCGCCACCCTCCAGGCGCCCGAGTGGTCCGGCACCACGGTGATCTCCGGCGACCTCGCCAAGGAGGTGCGGGCCCTCAAGGAGCGCACGGACGGCGAACTCCAGGTCCACGGAAGTGGTGCCCTGGTCCGGTCCCTGATCGACCTGCGCCTGCTCGACACCCTGCACCTGCTGACCTTCCCGGTCGTCCTCGGCACTGGCCACCGCCTGTTCCCGGACGGCACGGTGCCCACCCGTTTCCGGCACACCGGCGGCCGCGTCACCGCAGCCGGCATCTCCCTGCAGACCTACGACCTGACGGGCGACCCCGAGTACGGGTCGTACGAACTGCCCGAGGACGCCTGA
- a CDS encoding ribonuclease domain-containing protein codes for MRFPPRATRIGAAAALLSALVVGGTVSATTANAAADSVGSICYGSLPSQAHDTLDLIDQGGPFPYSQDGVVFSNREGVLPSEPSGYYHEYTVITPGSPTRGARRIVTGEASQEDYYTSDHYATFNLIDFGC; via the coding sequence ATGAGATTCCCCCCACGCGCAACTCGCATCGGCGCCGCAGCCGCGCTCCTGTCCGCCCTCGTCGTCGGCGGCACCGTCTCCGCCACCACGGCGAACGCCGCGGCCGACTCGGTCGGCAGCATCTGCTACGGCAGCCTCCCGTCGCAGGCCCACGACACCCTGGACCTCATCGACCAGGGCGGCCCCTTCCCGTACTCGCAGGACGGCGTGGTCTTCTCCAACCGTGAAGGCGTCCTGCCCAGCGAGCCCAGCGGGTACTACCACGAGTACACGGTGATCACCCCCGGCTCCCCCACGCGCGGTGCCCGGCGCATCGTCACCGGTGAGGCGTCCCAGGAGGACTACTACACCTCCGACCACTACGCGACGTTCAACCTGATCGACTTCGGCTGCTGA
- a CDS encoding Gfo/Idh/MocA family protein — translation MRIGVIGTGRIGTLHARTLSRHREVGSLILTDTDPARAQELAHRLGETAAPGVDEIFTWGVDAVVITTATAAHAELIGRAARSGLPVFCEKPIALDLPGTLQALTEVESAGTVLQMGFQRRFDAGYAGAREAVRSGRLGRLHTVRAMTCDQSPPPAEWLPLSGGLFRDTLIHDFDILRWVTGREVADVYAAGSDAGPVMFREAGDVDTGAALLTLDDGTLATASATRLNGAGYDVRMELAGERDTAVVGLDDRTPLASTEPTGPPPADKPWTGFLERFGPAYEAELNAFVEVVRGERPNPCDGREALQALRIAEACEISRRERRPVALAEIPDRVQPSYG, via the coding sequence ATGCGCATCGGGGTCATCGGTACGGGCCGCATCGGCACCCTTCACGCGAGAACGCTCAGCCGCCACCGAGAGGTCGGCTCGCTGATCCTCACGGACACGGATCCGGCGCGGGCGCAGGAACTGGCGCACCGGCTGGGCGAGACGGCGGCTCCCGGGGTGGACGAGATCTTCACCTGGGGCGTGGACGCGGTGGTGATCACCACCGCGACCGCGGCGCACGCCGAACTGATCGGCCGGGCGGCCCGTTCGGGCCTGCCGGTCTTCTGCGAGAAGCCGATCGCGCTCGACCTGCCCGGCACGCTGCAGGCCCTCACCGAGGTGGAGTCGGCCGGAACGGTCCTGCAGATGGGGTTCCAGCGGCGCTTCGACGCGGGGTACGCCGGCGCCCGCGAGGCGGTGCGCTCGGGACGGCTCGGGCGGCTGCACACCGTACGGGCGATGACCTGCGACCAGTCCCCTCCCCCGGCCGAGTGGCTGCCGCTGTCCGGTGGGCTGTTCCGGGACACACTGATCCACGACTTCGACATACTGCGCTGGGTGACGGGGCGTGAGGTGGCCGACGTGTACGCCGCAGGTTCGGACGCCGGGCCCGTGATGTTCCGCGAGGCCGGTGACGTGGACACCGGCGCGGCCCTGCTCACCCTGGACGACGGCACGCTGGCCACGGCGAGCGCGACCCGTCTGAACGGCGCCGGTTACGACGTCCGCATGGAGTTGGCCGGGGAGCGGGACACGGCGGTGGTCGGCCTGGACGACCGTACGCCGCTCGCATCCACCGAGCCGACCGGGCCGCCGCCCGCGGACAAGCCGTGGACGGGCTTCCTGGAGCGCTTCGGGCCCGCCTACGAAGCCGAGCTGAACGCCTTCGTCGAGGTGGTGCGCGGCGAGCGGCCCAACCCGTGCGACGGCCGCGAGGCCCTGCAGGCGCTGCGGATCGCCGAGGCCTGTGAGATCTCCCGGCGGGAGCGGCGCCCGGTGGCCCTCGCGGAGATCCCGGACCGGGTGCAGCCGTCGTACGGCTGA